Part of the Xiphophorus maculatus strain JP 163 A chromosome 3, X_maculatus-5.0-male, whole genome shotgun sequence genome, agcactggaagaaggcagaggagcttgatttttttcacagattttctgtctgattGTCATTTTTGCCTGGGAGCCGTGCGTTTCTGCACCACAGTTTCGCAGGCTACGTGTTTCATAACGTACTGTCACaacacagtgacagtttcaacaaatatgtgaaacaattttttttatcaaaagttacatactgcagctttaatgtctGGAGGAAAAccattttatgacaaaaattaGGATGACGAGGGTAGAAAAACTCTTTGGGTTTGCATTGGGGAACCAGTGATCCTTAGCTTGCAGGAACTGATGTGAAAACACAATATTGATAATCAATCACTGTTTTTCTACTTCAGAGTAAGAACTGAGGGAGTAACTAAAAAACTTCAAAGAATCCTAAGCCTCTTTATATTTACATGAAATTCTGtcatggattttatttgacgCCAGTTGTTAGAAACAAAATGGCCGCTGCACCAGATAGGTTCTGCTCGTTCTGCCCTCTCCACCCCCGACCCGCAGGAGACTTTGGGTTCTTTGTTCATACTATCTGGGAATATCCAGCGATTCAGGATTTATGGACCAAAGCAATACGCTGTATTTCTAAAACGGCAGGAGTTACTTCTTCACTGGAACCCTGTGTACGTTTGATAAACAATGACACAGTAGAAATTGATGGAAGAACTTGGCTGGCTGAACCAACTGCAATGAAGAAAACCACTGATGGAGATGGAATGAATTAATGAGGCAACAGCTTGAAGccctttttagatttttgatatttaatgaTGTACaggtttcattaaaaaaaagtttattgttgagcaggtaaatcaaacaaataaacaaaaccatcaaaataaactaacattttgcatttttaatataatgaaTTTTGAGGCCTGCAAGTAGTTTAAATTTGCCCGTTTTGGCCTCTAGGATATGAAGTTTGAAAACCACCTTCAATAGTTCTTCACACAATAACTGTAGAATGGAttcaatatgatttttttttctttgtgttggaaTCAGAAACGCCCCAGTAAAAtgcattgatgtttgtggttgcaaccGGGCATCATGTATCAAGGCTCCCTATTGGACAGCAGAGTTCCTGGCTTTGTTGCCTCTCTGAGTTTCTGTGCTGTCATTTCCAGCATCCAGACGAGCTCTCATCTTCTGATTTTATGAATCCCTGTTATGTTGCCTCTCTGCTGCAGTTGCCTCCTCTCGTCGTCATGAGGTCGCTGGTCCTGGCCTTGGCCGTCTTCTGCCTGTTGTGCTGCAGCGCAGCGCGTCCAGAGAGACGGCGTCCCAAACTGGTCGCGGTCAAACGACGAAACGACACAACCATCCAGAACAACACACCGGGTGAGAGACTCGGTGTTAACGAGACAATTTGtactgccaaaaaaaaagaagaaaaaaacagaaacaaacatttttggtctagtttctaacgCAAATATCTgctgcacttgaaataagacaaaacaagcttacaagtaacttttcagcaagatattggagCTCTTTCTAAGTggataattccttaatattgatgaaaaagtaacaGTTTcactggcaggttatttcaTTTATGATATTTTCCatgtcttattataagtgaaaaaatctgccagtggtgCTAGTACTTTTTATTAGGCGTGTATTGTAAATAGgccagccaaaaaaaaaaaaaaaaaagactccaaTTTCTTGAATTTTGGGAGAtagataatctctgaaaatgTGTGGTTCTGATCTTATCCAGCCATCTTATCTTCCTctgcaaaggtttaaaaatcagcttctGTCCCTTCTTGCTCTGttgtgagaggtttgactgatagacTGGCCCACCAGTTCATGTCTGCATCTACCAAAATCCGTCATCAGGTCAGGTTTTGTAAAGTTTGTGATCAAcaatcagacagaaaactgcaattgtttttttattaacattctCAAATTAcccacttaaaacaagctactatATTTTGCTGGAAAGTTGCTTGTTGGTTAGGTTAGTTCTGTCTTCTTTCAAGTGCACTACCACATTTGCACTAGCAAACTAGACCAAAACCAcctgataagattttgtgttttcggACCAAAATCTGACCTCAGCCCTCTTCCTGATTTGCAGAGAATCCGTGTAAAGCCACGCCACTGGATTTCGTCTTCGTCATCGACAGCTCCAGGAGCATCCGACTCGAAGACTACGACAAGGTCAAGACCTTCATCGTCAACCTGCTGCAATTTCTCGACGTTGGCCCCAATGCCACCCGCGTGGGGTTGCTGCAGTATGGCAGCGTGGTCCAGCCTGAGTTCTCTCTCAACACCTACACCTCCAAAGCCCAGGTGGAGGAGGCTGTGAGAAACATGCGGCATCTGGCCACCGGCACCATGACCGGCTTGGCCATCCAGTACACTATGGAGGTAGAGCTCACCGAGGAGCAGGGGGCCCGACCGAAGAGCCTGCAAATCCCACGGATCGCTATGATCGTGACGGACGGGAGACCTCAGGACACTGTGGAGGAGATCGCGGCTGAAGCGAGGGAGGCCGGCATCCAGATTTTTGCTATCGGAGTGGGACGGGTGGAGATGAAGACCCTGAAGGCCATAGGAAGCGAGCCCCACTCTGAGCACGTCCACCTGGTGGCCAATTTTAGTCAGATAGAAACCCTGATCTCAGTGTTCAAGTCCAAGCTGTGTGGAGGTGAGCAATCCCTGACCTTGGATTTAGTTGTCGTTATCCATTGCCGAGCTGTGCTTTAGTGTTTGCGCGTGTTCATTAGGCGCAGACATGTGCAAGGTGGTGGAGCATCAGTGCCAGCACCTATGTGTGAGCAGTCCCGCCTCCTACAGGTGCAGGTGCAGGAAAGGCTTCACTCTCAACCCGGATGGGAAGACGTGTAAAGGTGAGTCTCTGACAGGTAAACATTTCCAGTACAGCTGTTCTGAAGCGGTTAGCGACCTGCCGCCATGTTGTCTCTCTGCAGCTGAGGATACGTGCGCTGCGGTGGACCACGGCTGTGATCACATCTGTGTCAACCTGGCTGATGGCTATGAGTGTCTCTGTCGTCCAGGATATGAGCTCACCATTGACCTGAAGACATGCAACAGTAAGAAGTCTCACTTTGACACGATCCTCGCTTTATCCTGCTCATACTTTTactttaaagggacagtactGAATGTTTTCTAGCTATGTACAATCATTTTCTAGCAGAGTCAGGTACCTATGTTACCGACAGCTGTTATAAAATTATGGCTTGAAAGAAATTTAACATTGTAATTTAAAGCCTTATagttgggcctctgtctctttaaaaaccccctgctctttctgaaactccacctccAGGAATTCATCACGTCACCTCTATTAACCCTCTAGCGATGTTTTTACCATCGTTGGACTGAGAAATAGCTtttataatgagctcagcagatgagcagttccaccaggtgtttgctaattgctgctggctagtctgaaggagttgggTGGGGGATTGAGGGATGTGGGGCTGTTCTGTGCTTGGGagcttggaagctgcagctctgaggaggagcttcgtcttGAAgacggggctaggtccaccccgGCGTTATGCACAGCTGAGAGATttaaggatttttcaaacatgcatgaaaaaatcaaggcaacactccagatgTCTTTGACGatgaaataacattaaaacagaaaagttgaaCTGAAAACTTGCCATAATTTGTAGATTTCTACTTGTAGGAAAATGAAAAACCATTAGAAACATGAatcatttttcttctacttcacaattacgATCATCTTTGTGTCGGCTTATCACATTTGACGTTTGTGTTTGCATTGTAACATGTTCAAGGGACACCAACACTTTTCAAGGATTGTAGTGCGATGTAAGTCTTACTGTTTTTGCCTGCAAGACAACGTGCGCAAAATATGACAAAGTTTTAATTATGATCATGAATGATCTGAGTAAATAAGGCCGTGCAACATATGTGGCAGGCGAGGCAAAAAGAGTCATGCTGAGTGGGTTACTACAAAAGCATCTCTTGGAAATAAATGATCTTTGTGGCCCTCCTGCTGAAACCACAGCCAGCAGCCCTGCTACTACTGATGTCTTGTCCACCCACTGCTGGGAAAGTTTCCCTTTGCTCTCTTGATGgatgctaacacacacacacaaaaaaagaaagcagaggGGGATTTCCTGAAGGATGTGTGTTATTGCAATCATCAGAAACGTAGACTTGGATCCAGGCTGAATCCAAACACATCTACCTGACCGAGCCCGAATTCACCCCTGAAGGGAGGATTGAAAGTTAcaccattttttattatttttttaaaagtctgctTCACTCGTAGATTTTGTATTAGTCCTGTTGTAAATGCAGCAGCGGCCCTGGCGGTGTGGTTATGACATTAATAATGCgttctctctccctcctcagGAATAGATTACTGTGACCTGGGAAACCACGGCTGTGAGCACAACTGTGTCAGCTTACCGGGATCCTACATCTGCAGCTGTAAGAAAGGCTTCGTCCTGAACGCAGACGGAAAGACTTGCAGCCGTACGAGAATTTTCCCTCATTTCTGGAACGAGGTCAAGAGACCAAATCAATTCTCAAGTCATTTGTGAACTCCCGCTCACAGCTAGATGATTAATAGTTTGAATAAATAGCGATTGTATTGGGGCAAATTTAATGCTTaaagtggtttgtttttgttgttgtccttCTTCTCAGAGATTGATCACTGCGCTGCTGGAAGCCATGGGTGTGAACAGGAGTTTATGAACACAGAAACCTCCTGTGTGTGTAAATGCACAAACGGCTACACACTCAGGTCAGACGGGAAAACCTGCCAAAGTAAGGCTCTCGTTACTCTGTTTGGTAAAAGTGTTTGCAAGATATGTCTAGTGATATGtagaaataaagtcagaaatttaCCTACATTTTAACGAGACTcgtttccttttatttcttagTGTTTAGCATTAAATTAGaccttttctttcctgttttaggtctgTAAGGATTATCAAATTTTTCCTATTTGCTACATGTGAAGATATTTGGAGGGAGAATTTATTAGAATATGCCAATAAATGACTTTCTTTTACATAAACTGAGATTACTATGTCTTTAAACAACTTTGTCAAAGCCCAGATCATGATGTCCCGGCTTTCCAAGCTTCTGATAGGCTGATTCACAACATCTGCACTTTAATGCAACACATAAACAAAACTACCTCCTTTAGTGGCAGAATGGAAAAATCAGGAGAGACGATGCGagaaataaagaacagaaatgTGGACCGCTCCCGACGGTTCTGTCGGGAGGAACGGGACAAAATCCCAGCAAACAACTGTGAGAATCTGTGGAAGGACGTGTGGAACAAATCATACAGTGTTAAATTCAAATGATCGATTCATGCCTTTTTTAACatgaatggaaatattttacttcatctgtaaaaggcagaaaaatacCTGCGTAGTTCATGACTTTTATCTATcaataaatgcttaatttaaGAAGCAGACCAAACGATTCAGTTGTCTCCGACGTTTGCcgattcttttcttttcccagaaaacagaaaagcacaACAGAACTCATTAGCAtcaaacatacagtacagaccaaaagtttggacacaccttttaattcaatgagtttcctttattttcatgactattgacattgtagattcacactgaaggcatcaaaactatgaataacacatgtggaaatatgcactaaacaaaaaagtgtaaaacaactgaaaataccccttatattctagtttcttcaaagtagcaaccttttgctgtgattactgctttgcacacactctgcattttcttgatgagcttcaagaggtcgtcacctgaaatggttttcacttcataggtcaacctgccctgtcaggttaataagtgggatttcttgccttataaatagtcatgaaaataaagaaaacccattgaattagaaaggtgtgtccaaacttttggtctgtactgtatgttcttGCCGTCTTTGATAATCTGATGAATGTTGAGAATGAGCTGCAGTATTGAAGCTCTTGAAAACTACTGGCAGTTTTGTTCACAGGAGCTGACCGACCTACacacactttctctctctctttcccacAGAGGTGGATCCCTGTGCTGATGGCAGCCATGGCTGTGAACAGGAGTTTGTGAGCGCCGGAGACTCGTGTGTGTGTCGATGCAGCAAAGGCTTCACACTCAGACCGGATGGGAAAACTTGTAAAAGTATGCGTCTAAACACAATTTTACCTTTAATTGTCCATAACTTGCATTTTGGATTTCTCTTTACAACTtagtaaaacacatttaatggTATTTTTGATATAGAGTTACAAAATTGACAGAAAATCCTGTTGTCAACTTGTAAATACTGAAATgagcttttcttttaaacctcACAGACAATGTGAGGCCTTGAAGGAACCAAAGAGTATTAAACAGCAGAATCTGTCTTTTGCCATCTCAAACGCCTTCCTCAGACTCCTCTGAGATCTTTGCATCAAAGAGCTGATTCAGAGAATAAAAGTGatggaagagagagagaggaaaacatgCAGTCATTCACCAGCCAGATGGGTCCAGTCGTGCCTAGAGACTCGACTGGAATCTGGCCGCGTTGTTTTCAATCCAAGAAACATTCTTTCATCTTTCACAAGACAGATTTTCTATTTGCAAACAATTCGGCTCAGACGTTTTGAGAGTTTTCCTCTTTCCGTCAGACTCTTGGCAGGTTTTTGGAAATCCAAATTCTGTGCATGAACCGCGAGTTGACCTTCTtcagaggaagagaaggaaatcattttttttaaagcgaaatcaaaaatctgaacattCATTCTCCAAACCACTTGATTCATGCAATCTAATCGATTAATTTACAATTAATCAGTTAACCAAGAATgcattagttattttttttttatcaggttCAAATCTTAAAAAGCCAACCCTGAATGATAAAGTCTTCTCGTTATGAAAGGGTTGAGAGGAATAAATACGAAAATATAtgcttttttcaaaatcaacatATTAAGGCAAAGTGATGCTGCCTATGCATGATGTGAAAGCTTTATTAAGACACTCACTTCAGAATACATTCAGAACAAACAGATGATTATCACCTAAACTTTAGGTAGCTGAGACGACACCTGTTTAgttaatgactttttttctgaattcttttaatttctcatAGAAACACTTTCTTAGAACTCACAGGGTTCTGATATTTGACTATGTTATATGTCTTCATTTATCCAAAATCAATTGCACAAGAAAACTCTAGGATGTCATTATTCAAAAATGTACGCTCTTGCTCTTTCCCCTCTAGCCGACAAATCTTGAGAAGAGATATTGCTGATGAAGAgaagaaacttttcaaaactGCTGACCAACCTACACACActttgtctctctctttcacGCAGAGGTGGATCCCTGTGCTGACGGCAGCCATGGCTGTGAACAGGAGTTTGTGAGCGCCGGAGACTCGTGTGTGTGTCGATGCAGGAAAGGCTTCACACTCAGACCGGATGGGAAAACTTGTAAAAGTAAGTAGATTGCAGCATATTGTGGTTGAGGAAAAGgggaaactttttttaaaaagggatttGAGAAAGGTATTATGTTTCAATAGTGCCTTGGTATTCAGCATGTAGCGCCTTCTCTTGTTTGCTAGACAGACACTTTGAccagctaagccacagcaccttgtAGTTGCAGAAATTACACTATCTCTAAAAGTCAGGACATATTTTGAAACggatttcaaataaacaacaaaaatgtacgagttacaaagccattttttcaaaggtgctgctgggatttgaacccaggatctcctgtttactagacaggcactttgaccagctaagccacagcaccttgtAGTTTCAGAAATTACactttatctaaaaataagGACATATTTTGAAACTGATTACAAATatcaaacaatttaaacaacaaaaatatctaaattataaatacttttttggaaAGATCCAGCTGGGATTTGTACCCAGTATCTCTTATTTACAAGACAGGGACTTTGAGCAGCTAAGCCACAACACCTTGAAATTGCTGCAATTACACTTCCCCTAAATGCCAGTACATATTGTAATGACAACTTGAGAAAATAGGATAAACAAAACTACATCAGtcaaaaagccatttcattcaaagGTGCTGCTGTGATCTGAACCCAGAATCTTGTCTTTATTAGACAGGCACTTTGACCAGCgaagccacagcaccttgaaATTGATAACGTTACACTTCCTCTAAATGCCAGTGCATATTGTAATGAAGACTGGAGACtataggaaaaacaaaactacataaATAAGACAGTTCATCCAAAGGTGcagctgggatttgaacccaggatctcctgtTTACAAGACAGATGCTTTGACCaactaagccacagcacctaGAAGTTGGTGAAGTGACACTTTCTCTAAAAGTCAGGACATATTTTGAAAcagatttcaaataaacaacaaaaatgtattaattattaAGCTGTTCTTTAAAAGGcactgctgggatttgaacccatgATTTGATATTTAGTAGACAGGCGCTTTGACAAACTAATCCACAGCACCGTGAAATTGATGAAATTACACTTTCTCTAAAAGTCAGGACATATAttgaaactgatttcaaatatcaaaaaatttaaacaacaaaaatgtctcaattataaaaacttttttagaaAGGGACTTCTGGGATATGAACCCAGGATATCCTATTTACGAGACAGGCACTTTTACCAATTAAGCCACAGCACCTTAAAATTGATAACGTTACACTTCCTCTAAATGCCAGTGCATTTTGTAATGACGACTTGAGACtataagaaaatcaaaactacATAAATAAGACATTTCATTCAAAGGTGCTGCTGGGATTAAAACCCAGGACCTCCTGTTTACAAGTCAGGCGCTTAGACCaactaagccacagcacctgGAAGTTGTGGAAATGACACTTTCTCTAAATGAAAGGacattagttattttttttatcaggttCAAATCTTAAAAAGCTGACGCTGAATGATAAGGTCTTCTCCTTATGAAAGGGTTGAGaggaataaatatgaaaatatatgcttttttcaaaatcaacatATTAAGGCAAAGTGATGCTGCCTATGCATGATGTGAAAGCTTTATTAAGACACTCACTTCAGAATACATTCAGAACAAACAGATGATGATCACCTAAACTTTAGGTAGCTGAGACGACACCTGTTTATTtgatgactttttttctgaattcttTTAATTTCTCGTAGAAACACTTTCTTAGAACTCACAGGGTTCTGATATTTGACTATGTTATATGTCTTCATTTATCCAAAATCAATTGCACAAGAAAACTCTAGGATGTCATTATTCAAAAATGTACGCTCTTGCTCTTTCCCCTCTAGCCGACAAATCTTGAGAAGAGATATTGCTGATGAAGAGAAGAAACTTTTCATAACTGCTGACCAACCTACACACActttgtctctctctttcacGCAGAGGTGGATCCCTGTGCTGACGGCAGCCATGGCTGTGAACAGGAGTTTGTGAGCGCCGGAGACTCGTGTGTGTGTCGATGCAGGAAAGGCTTCACACTCAGACCGGATGGGAAAACTTGTAAAAGTAAGTAGATTGCAGCATATTGTGGTTGAGGAAAAGgggaaactttttttaaaaagggatttGAGAAAGGTATTATGTTTCAATAGTGCCTTGGTATTCAGCACGTAGCGCCTTACAAGAGTATCCAAGCATTTTGTCGCCTTACGACTGCGAACGtgagtttgattaaaatttcaAGATCTAGAAACAACGAGGGagaaaatcttgtttttgaaatttaaaaaaacaataaaaatgacgaaaatatctgcatttatatttattcactCCGAATCAACACTTTCTGGTGCTCAATAAATTTATTAGGCTTTTCACattagctatatatatatatatatatatatatatatatatacataaatataaataaaatcaggacatattttgaaactgttttcaaatatCAAAAATTTATCAGTTACAAACCCATAAGCAATTTCACTCAAAGGTGCTGCTGGGATTTAAACCCAGGATCTCCTGTTCACTAGACAGGCACTTTGACCaactaagccacagcaccttgacGTTGCTGCAATTACACTTTAACTAAATgtcaggaaatattttgaaactgatttcaaacaactatattttatcatttataaagacttttttttagaaaggtactgctgggatttgaacccaggatctcctaTTTACAAGACAGGCGCTTTGAccagctaagccacagcaccttgcaGTAGCTGAAATGACACTTTCTCCCAATGCCACTTTCTCTGAATGCcaggacatattttattaagaacatgTGTCAAAGGAAAGACAAGAATACATCAGGCAAACAGCCATTTCATTTAAAGatgctgctgggatttgaacccaggatctcctgtttactagacaggcactttgacaaactaagccacagcaccttcaAGTCGCTGCAAATACactttatctaaaaataagGACATATTTTGTAACTAATTtcaaataaactacaaaaatgtattaattaataagctgttctttaaatggtactgctgggatttgaacccaagaTCTTCTATTTAGGAGACAAGCTCTTTGACCAACCAAGCCACAGCACCTTGTAGTTGCTGAAATTATACTTTCTCTAAAATTCAGGACATATTCTGAAACTGatttcaaacaacaaaattgtATTAATTAGTAAGCTGTTCTTTAAATAGtactgctgggatttgaacccaggatctcctaTTTACAAGACAGGCACTTTGAccagctaagccacagcaccttgaaGTTACTGCAATCACactttatctaaaaataaggacatattttgtaactgatttcaaataaacaacaaaaatgtattaattagtaAGCTGTTCCTTAAATGGTACTGCTGGgttttgaacccaggatcttctATTTAAGAGACAGGTGCTTTGACCAACAGCACCTTGAAAATAGCACAATTACACTTCCTCTAAAGGCCATGACATATTGTATTAAGAACTTGTGTCAATAGGAAAAACAAGACCAAATCAGGCAGAAAGCCATTTCCTACAAAggtgctgctgggatttgaacccaggatctcctgtttactagacaggcactttgaccagctaagccacagcaccttcaAGTTGCTGCAAATACACTTTATCTAAATGCCAGGACATATTGTAATAACAACTTGAGAATATAGGATAAACAAAATTACATCAGTACAATAGCTATTTCACTCAAAggtgctgctgggatt contains:
- the matn2 gene encoding matrilin-2, whose translation is MRSLVLALAVFCLLCCSAARPERRRPKLVAVKRRNDTTIQNNTPENPCKATPLDFVFVIDSSRSIRLEDYDKVKTFIVNLLQFLDVGPNATRVGLLQYGSVVQPEFSLNTYTSKAQVEEAVRNMRHLATGTMTGLAIQYTMEVELTEEQGARPKSLQIPRIAMIVTDGRPQDTVEEIAAEAREAGIQIFAIGVGRVEMKTLKAIGSEPHSEHVHLVANFSQIETLISVFKSKLCGGADMCKVVEHQCQHLCVSSPASYRCRCRKGFTLNPDGKTCKAEDTCAAVDHGCDHICVNLADGYECLCRPGYELTIDLKTCNRIDYCDLGNHGCEHNCVSLPGSYICSCKKGFVLNADGKTCSQIDHCAAGSHGCEQEFMNTETSCVCKCTNGYTLRSDGKTCQKVDPCADGSHGCEQEFVSAGDSCVCRCSKGFTLRPDGKTCKKVDPCADGSHGCEQEFVSAGDSCVCRCRKGFTLRPDGKTCKKVDPCADGSHGCEQEFVSAGDSCVCRCRKGFTLRPDGKTCKSVDLCQTLDHGCEHLCVSTTDSYICKCNEGFLLAENGKSCGKPGCHDGVMDLVFVIDGSKSLGPANFELVKQFVNSIVDSLDVSRTATRVGLIQFSTKVRTEFSLGQHAAAQDVKRAVSQMQYMGRGSMTGSALRHMFQFSFSEKEGARLNVPRVCVVFTDGRSQDDVSEWASKAKTLGVTIYALGVGKAIEQELREIASEPAEMHLYYAEDFEKMGEITKKLKSRMCKDKPADESLCRCESVIMFQSQVTEKLKNLAQSIEEMSKKLETLENQVANK